The genome window TTGCTGTGTCTTCGCACAATTCAAAAAAATGTTGTATATTTGCGGCAAAATTCGTACTTGTGGTCGCACACAACAGAATTGCTTAATACTAATTGTGGTCTGTGCACAGCTAGGAAGTACCTGCGACGTTTTATCTATCGTAGCCCCCAGGAGAGGCTCCTTATATAATAAGTACACGCGAGGCAACCAGACCCGTAATGCTAAAAAACAATGGCCGAAAAAATCAGAATCAAGGATATTGCCGAGAGAGCTGGCGTATCCGTTGGAACCGTAGACCGAGTTCTGCACGACCGTCCTAACGTGTCGAAAACTGCACGCGACAAGGTCGAGAAAGCCCTCAAGGAAATGAATTACCAGCCTAATGTGTACGCCAGCGCTCTGGCTTACAACAAATCCTATACCTTCTACCTGCTGATTCCGAAACACGAATCGGAGGCTTACTGGGAGGAGATAGAGGAAGGCGCAAGAAAATGTGAAGATACCCGACGTGACTTCCATATCGATGTAGAGATTCGTTTCTATGAGCGTTCCAGCGAGGAATCGTTCCGCGAAGAAGGCAACAAGATTCTTGAGGCCAGTCCGGAAGGAGTCATAGTGGTGCCTTCATCGCTCGATGTAACCCGCGAGTTTACCGAGGCGTTGCACCACAAAAGCATCCCATTCATCCTGCTCGACTCCTACATGCCCGATCTGCGTCCGCTCTCTTTCTTCGGCCAGGATTCGTTCTGTTCCGGTTTCTTCGCAGCCAAGATGCTGATGATGCTTGCAGCAAAGGAAGATGAAATCCTGCTCATGAGGCAGACCAAAGACGGAAGAGTGGTCAGCAAGCAGCAGGACAACCGAGAGGTAGGATTCCGCCATTACATGCACGACCACTTCCCTAACGTGAAGATTACCTTGCTCGACCTGCCGTTGAGCGGCACACGTGCTGAATTCGTCAAAATGCTGGAGAAGTTCTTTGCCGTGCATCCGAACATCCACCATTGCATCACCATGACTTCGAAGGCGCACATCGTGGGCGACTTCCTGCTGAAGACCAACCGCCGCGACGTTCAGATCATGGGCTATGATATGGTAGAGAAAAACGCCCGCTGTCTGCGCGAAGGAAGCATTTCCTTCCTCATCGCCCAGCACGCCTACATGCAGGGTTACTCCTGCGTAGACACGCTCTTCCAGGCCATCGTGCTGAAGAAGAAAGTTACGCCGGTAAACTATATGCCTATCGAGCTGCTGATGAAGGAAAACGTAGATTTCTATCGCAGAACCCAGCTCTAAGGCTATCGGGCAGAACAGGGTTTCCGCATGGAAGAATATTCTTACAGGAACATTATAAATTATAAACAATAAATAAAAAACAGACTACGTATGGAACAATCAAGTTTTATCAAGATTAACCCTGCCGACTCGGTAGTGGTTTGCTTGCGCCCTATGAAGAAGGGTGAAACGATTGAAGTAGATGGCAAGACCATCACATTATTGCAGGATACTCCTGCAGGACACAAGGTGCTCATCAACGATGCTGCCGAGGGTACAGATATCCTGAAGTATGGCTACCCTATCGGTCATGCAAAGACCGGTCTCAAGGCGGGCGAATGGGTAAACGAGAACAACCTCAAGACCAATCTTGCCGGTACGCTCGAATATACCTATAACCCGGTTAACGAGCAGCTGAACATCGCTAAGGAAAACCGCACCTTCATGGGCTACGTTCGCAAGAATGGCGAAGTAGGCGTAAGAAACGAAGTATGGGTAGTTCCTACCGTGGGCTGCGTTAACGGCGTGGCTGAGAAACTGGTAGAACTCCTCAAGAAAGAAACAGGCTGCGAAGGCATCGACGCCATCCACGCATGGCACCACAACTTCGGTTGCTCACAGCTCTCGGGCGACCATGAGAATACCCGCAAGGTGCTTCGCGATATCTGTCTGCATCCAAACGCAGGTGCCGTGCTCGTTCTCTCTCTCGGCTGCGAGAACAACCAGCCAGATGATTTCATGAAGATGCTCGGTGACTATGATCACGACCGCATCAAACTTCTTG of Segatella copri contains these proteins:
- a CDS encoding LacI family DNA-binding transcriptional regulator, with translation MAEKIRIKDIAERAGVSVGTVDRVLHDRPNVSKTARDKVEKALKEMNYQPNVYASALAYNKSYTFYLLIPKHESEAYWEEIEEGARKCEDTRRDFHIDVEIRFYERSSEESFREEGNKILEASPEGVIVVPSSLDVTREFTEALHHKSIPFILLDSYMPDLRPLSFFGQDSFCSGFFAAKMLMMLAAKEDEILLMRQTKDGRVVSKQQDNREVGFRHYMHDHFPNVKITLLDLPLSGTRAEFVKMLEKFFAVHPNIHHCITMTSKAHIVGDFLLKTNRRDVQIMGYDMVEKNARCLREGSISFLIAQHAYMQGYSCVDTLFQAIVLKKKVTPVNYMPIELLMKENVDFYRRTQL